The following coding sequences are from one Streptomyces sp. NBC_01485 window:
- a CDS encoding DUF4190 domain-containing protein: MSDEATGPQDAAPRVPLDKNTGDTGADNTGAADSAAGAAGAAGAAGAAGAAGAAGAAGTAGDAGTAGSPVASNPWAAPGDGARSGSGPGHTVAANEPPASPHQAPPSVHDQRTVTSLPWADPYGGPLGSFPPPGQGGAVPPPPIAPDGPGQIPYGYPGGYGYGSPSQPQAPYGSGAPGPYGWPGYGAGDSNGMGVAGLVLGIISAIVFCLWPLAIVLGILGVVFGALGRGRAGRGEASNPGQALAGIICGCAGIVLGIGMGVLVLVAP; encoded by the coding sequence ATGTCCGACGAGGCGACCGGCCCGCAGGACGCGGCTCCCAGGGTGCCGTTGGACAAGAACACGGGGGACACGGGCGCGGACAACACGGGCGCGGCGGATAGTGCTGCCGGTGCTGCCGGTGCTGCCGGTGCTGCCGGTGCTGCCGGTGCTGCCGGTGCTGCCGGTGCTGCCGGGACTGCCGGGGACGCCGGGACTGCCGGTTCGCCCGTCGCGTCGAACCCCTGGGCCGCCCCGGGCGACGGCGCGCGGAGTGGCAGCGGACCCGGCCACACCGTCGCCGCGAACGAACCGCCGGCCTCGCCGCACCAGGCACCCCCGTCCGTCCACGACCAGCGGACGGTCACCTCACTGCCCTGGGCCGACCCCTACGGCGGCCCGCTCGGCTCCTTCCCGCCTCCCGGCCAGGGCGGTGCGGTCCCTCCGCCGCCCATCGCCCCCGACGGTCCCGGGCAGATCCCGTACGGCTATCCCGGCGGCTACGGGTACGGCTCCCCGTCCCAGCCCCAGGCCCCCTACGGGAGCGGCGCTCCGGGCCCCTACGGCTGGCCCGGGTACGGGGCGGGGGACAGTAACGGGATGGGTGTCGCCGGGCTCGTGCTCGGGATCATCTCGGCCATCGTCTTCTGCCTGTGGCCGCTGGCGATCGTCCTCGGCATCCTGGGCGTCGTCTTCGGCGCGCTCGGCCGTGGCAGGGCCGGACGCGGTGAGGCCTCGAACCCCGGCCAGGCACTGGCCGGCATCATCTGCGGATGCGCGGGCATCGTGCTCGGCATCGGCATGGGCGTACTGGTGCTCGTGGCCCCCTGA
- a CDS encoding NADAR family protein, with product MEKIDGRDALVREVQAGARIKYLHFWGHRPRPDGQVGASCLSQWWPSPFVVDGVAYATAEHWMMAGKARLFADPEAERRALAAGSPAQAKKEGRLVRGFDEATWERERFRIVVEGSTHKFASDPALRAFLLGTGRRVLVEASPMDRVWGIGMAADDEAAMNPQRWRGANLLGFALMEARERLRTGAETGA from the coding sequence ATGGAGAAGATCGATGGGCGGGATGCCCTGGTCAGGGAGGTCCAGGCGGGGGCTCGGATCAAGTATCTGCACTTCTGGGGACACCGGCCGCGCCCCGACGGCCAAGTGGGCGCAAGCTGTCTGAGCCAGTGGTGGCCGTCACCGTTCGTGGTCGACGGGGTCGCCTACGCGACGGCCGAGCACTGGATGATGGCCGGCAAGGCGCGGCTCTTCGCGGACCCGGAGGCGGAGCGGCGGGCGCTGGCCGCCGGTTCCCCCGCCCAGGCGAAGAAGGAGGGCCGCCTGGTCCGCGGCTTCGACGAGGCGACCTGGGAGCGGGAACGGTTCCGGATCGTGGTCGAGGGCAGCACCCACAAATTCGCCTCGGACCCCGCACTGCGGGCGTTCCTGCTGGGCACGGGCCGGCGTGTACTGGTGGAGGCAAGCCCGATGGACCGCGTGTGGGGCATCGGCATGGCGGCGGACGACGAGGCGGCGATGAACCCGCAGCGCTGGCGGGGAGCGAACCTGCTGGGCTTCGCCCTGATGGAGGCACGGGAGCGGTTGAGGACGGGGGCGGAGACGGGGGCTTGA